Proteins encoded together in one Litoribrevibacter albus window:
- a CDS encoding ATP-binding protein, translating into MSNTKQLLLVVNIIVLAVVLLGSVLFSIHQLQKFEELNDGPFLAIISNNLGVKTKLMSLQLASQRYLTTPNKKNFKNLNRQLKVIKGSINNDLKSDVTRKFHHQHGDISKLIEFQEYLDQLSFFAPKHEHDLLNAKEFDSHLNKAYQHWNRYSRQVIHASQEQSLMMHNYWNKSLSNQIFLLGFIGAISLIVLIVISRQLIIQRRMSHALEKQKDELTIARNAAEESTRAKSRFLSNMSHEIRTPLNGIIGLTNLARHKADTPEVQGYLEKVILSSDALLHVINDILDVSKIESGKFELEIAQVDLADVFERLSATMGTNARDKNLNFYILIEPNVPAYIQGDPARLQQILTNLISNAIKFTSEGYIQLKVTYNSTGFLEMEVSDTGIGIPDEIAANLFEEFTQADASTTRRFGGTGLGLSIVKSLTELMGGEVHIRTERDVGTAFSVILPVQSQDQVTKTITESTNVARKKKVHWIKLAHPACSVPFANSIKITNTGDLSESEKSATPELEHMLQACGINCFPAEISDSLLIELPPEMEASTINDVSSLLNKHKDKTIYIVGYPDQLLELHDHFTQPFVGIEAPLNTIRIVNALADEQGQKSSASSQLTQQDFHGKHVLLVEDSAINQLIALEMLSIFGVQVTTSDNGAIAVDKANTEVFDLILMDIQMPEMDGMKATELIRQSGLNQKTPIIALTANVMSEDIKRYREIGMDSHLPKPFKPDELIETLKTFLT; encoded by the coding sequence GTGAGTAATACAAAACAGCTACTGCTCGTAGTTAATATCATAGTCCTTGCCGTTGTTTTACTTGGTTCCGTGCTGTTTTCCATCCATCAACTTCAGAAGTTTGAGGAATTAAACGACGGCCCGTTTCTGGCCATCATCAGTAACAACCTTGGGGTCAAAACCAAGTTGATGTCATTACAATTAGCCAGTCAGCGATATCTCACAACCCCCAACAAGAAAAACTTTAAAAATCTCAATAGGCAACTGAAAGTCATTAAAGGCAGTATCAACAATGATCTTAAAAGTGATGTAACACGGAAATTTCATCACCAACATGGTGACATATCCAAGCTCATAGAATTTCAGGAATACCTTGATCAACTTAGTTTCTTTGCTCCCAAGCACGAGCATGACCTACTCAATGCTAAAGAGTTTGATTCCCACCTGAACAAAGCCTATCAGCATTGGAACCGTTACAGCAGGCAGGTAATCCACGCGTCCCAAGAACAAAGCTTAATGATGCATAACTATTGGAATAAAAGCCTCTCTAATCAAATATTTCTGCTCGGTTTTATTGGAGCAATATCCCTTATTGTACTGATCGTCATTTCAAGACAACTGATCATTCAACGTAGAATGAGTCATGCCTTAGAGAAACAAAAAGATGAGTTGACCATTGCTCGAAATGCAGCAGAAGAGTCCACCAGAGCCAAGAGCCGTTTCTTATCAAACATGTCACATGAAATCAGGACACCGTTAAACGGCATCATAGGTCTGACCAACCTTGCCCGTCACAAGGCAGACACCCCTGAAGTTCAAGGCTATTTAGAAAAGGTGATTCTCTCCAGTGACGCCCTACTTCATGTCATCAACGATATTTTGGATGTCAGTAAAATTGAATCCGGAAAATTTGAATTAGAGATTGCGCAGGTAGATCTGGCCGATGTATTTGAGAGACTTTCAGCAACCATGGGGACGAATGCCCGAGACAAGAATCTGAATTTCTACATTTTGATTGAACCCAATGTACCTGCTTATATCCAAGGTGATCCAGCCAGACTCCAACAAATCTTAACTAACTTAATATCCAACGCCATCAAGTTTACTAGTGAAGGCTATATCCAACTTAAGGTCACTTACAACTCAACAGGCTTTCTGGAAATGGAAGTGTCAGATACCGGCATTGGCATTCCCGACGAAATTGCCGCAAATCTCTTCGAAGAATTCACCCAAGCGGATGCCTCCACTACAAGAAGGTTTGGAGGAACAGGTCTTGGCCTTTCCATTGTAAAAAGCTTAACAGAGCTTATGGGGGGCGAGGTTCATATCAGAACAGAACGAGATGTAGGAACCGCCTTCAGTGTCATCTTACCCGTTCAATCTCAGGATCAAGTGACTAAGACGATCACTGAATCAACCAATGTTGCCAGAAAGAAAAAAGTACACTGGATCAAGCTTGCTCACCCTGCTTGTAGTGTTCCCTTTGCGAATTCAATCAAGATAACGAATACAGGCGATCTAAGTGAATCAGAGAAATCAGCCACCCCAGAGTTAGAACACATGCTTCAAGCATGCGGTATTAACTGCTTTCCTGCTGAAATATCTGACTCCTTGTTGATTGAACTCCCCCCTGAAATGGAAGCAAGTACCATCAATGATGTGTCCTCACTCCTGAACAAGCACAAAGATAAAACCATCTACATCGTTGGCTACCCGGACCAATTACTTGAATTGCATGATCACTTTACCCAACCATTTGTTGGGATCGAAGCGCCCCTAAACACTATTCGAATTGTAAATGCGTTGGCAGATGAACAAGGGCAAAAATCCAGTGCCTCTTCACAATTAACACAGCAAGACTTCCATGGGAAACATGTATTATTGGTGGAAGACAGTGCTATCAACCAACTGATCGCGTTAGAAATGCTGAGCATTTTTGGCGTCCAAGTAACAACCTCAGACAACGGAGCCATTGCCGTCGATAAAGCGAATACAGAAGTATTTGATTTGATATTGATGGACATCCAAATGCCAGAAATGGATGGTATGAAAGCCACAGAGCTGATTCGTCAAAGCGGGCTTAACCAAAAAACGCCGATCATTGCGCTAACGGCTAACGTGATGAGTGAAGACATCAAACGGTATAGAGAAATCGGAATGGACAGCCACCTGCCCAAACCGTTTAAACCTGACGAGCTGATCGAAACGCTGAAGACGTTTCTAACCTAG
- a CDS encoding TonB-dependent receptor domain-containing protein — MIFKSRLSQVLVSKTFVSSTNKSPAIASMFAAAMLMHPNVHGQSIENSQPNTMVVTANRTAVSVDETLSSVTIITREDIERSQARSTEELLRDFANVTIKNTGGRGKQSSLFLRGTASTHTLFLIDGVKVGSANNGATAFQNIPVDQIERIEVVKGPRSSLYGSEAAGGVIQIFTRKQSQSGFSPFIRVGAGSDDTQEVALGFGVRNDSASLNATYSYEGTDGIDAYKHYESDDDAFENSSLTVNSDIKLSGKTNLTFNYLQSHTQNEFDDSFGFYPNQQNKDTLRVLGFGLNNDMTQWWSSSIQLGRSWEKSHTFANFKRLSSFETRRDSFSWINEFTPSDDVSVVVGYDFQDDHSDTTSNFIQNERNNHGVFTQVQMHVSGHDLELNHRYDDNEQFGSEHTGSLGWGYSFENETRLKASYGTAFVAPSFNYLYHPGFGFCCSGNPDLKPEKSDTLELGINGVLESVNWSITWFRTRIQDLIVSEEPFYIPENVNQARIQGMEFSANTRFFDWVIRGDLSLLSAKSRNGVYKGNRLINRPTQTLSIMMDRDFGRFSAGASFVAENESYVDQANTVELPGYATVDLRVGYEVIDGLKWQAKIENLFEKEYEVSRGYNQPELTYLVSVTYQP; from the coding sequence ATGATATTTAAATCTAGGCTTTCTCAAGTATTAGTTTCTAAAACGTTCGTTTCTTCAACCAATAAATCTCCGGCAATCGCATCGATGTTCGCTGCGGCTATGTTGATGCATCCAAACGTCCATGGTCAGTCGATAGAAAATTCTCAACCCAACACTATGGTCGTCACAGCTAACCGTACAGCCGTGTCTGTCGATGAGACGTTGTCGTCCGTTACTATCATCACACGAGAAGATATTGAACGTTCTCAAGCGCGTTCTACTGAAGAGCTGTTGCGTGATTTTGCCAATGTTACGATCAAAAACACTGGAGGACGTGGGAAGCAAAGTTCGTTGTTTCTTCGTGGCACTGCATCAACTCATACGTTGTTTTTGATTGATGGTGTAAAAGTAGGCTCTGCAAATAATGGTGCGACGGCATTTCAAAATATCCCTGTGGATCAGATTGAACGAATAGAGGTGGTGAAAGGGCCAAGATCCAGTCTCTATGGCTCAGAAGCTGCGGGCGGTGTGATCCAGATCTTTACTCGTAAGCAAAGCCAATCCGGATTTAGCCCGTTTATTCGCGTGGGGGCAGGATCGGATGATACACAAGAGGTGGCATTAGGTTTTGGTGTTCGTAACGATTCTGCTTCCCTGAATGCTACCTATAGTTATGAAGGCACCGATGGTATTGATGCTTACAAGCACTACGAAAGTGATGATGACGCGTTTGAAAATTCATCGTTAACGGTCAATTCAGACATTAAGCTGTCTGGTAAGACGAACCTGACATTCAATTATTTGCAGTCTCATACTCAAAATGAATTTGATGATTCATTTGGTTTCTATCCGAATCAGCAAAATAAAGATACTTTACGTGTACTGGGATTTGGCTTGAACAACGACATGACTCAATGGTGGTCATCGAGCATTCAGCTTGGCCGTAGTTGGGAAAAGTCACATACCTTTGCTAACTTCAAAAGGCTGTCGTCCTTCGAAACTAGACGGGATTCATTTTCCTGGATCAATGAATTTACGCCATCGGATGACGTGAGTGTTGTTGTGGGGTACGACTTCCAGGATGATCACTCAGACACCACCTCGAACTTTATTCAAAATGAGCGCAATAATCATGGTGTATTTACTCAAGTACAAATGCATGTTTCAGGGCATGATTTGGAGCTGAACCATAGATATGATGATAACGAGCAGTTTGGGTCTGAGCACACAGGTTCATTAGGCTGGGGCTACAGCTTCGAAAACGAGACTCGATTAAAGGCGTCTTATGGCACGGCTTTTGTCGCTCCGTCATTTAATTATCTATACCATCCAGGCTTTGGTTTCTGCTGTTCAGGAAACCCAGACTTAAAGCCCGAGAAATCGGATACGCTCGAACTGGGCATCAATGGCGTTTTAGAATCGGTTAACTGGTCGATCACCTGGTTCCGCACTCGCATTCAGGATTTGATCGTCTCCGAAGAGCCTTTCTATATTCCTGAGAACGTGAATCAGGCGAGAATTCAGGGGATGGAGTTTTCTGCCAATACGCGTTTTTTTGATTGGGTTATTCGCGGTGATTTATCTTTGCTAAGCGCAAAGAGTCGCAACGGCGTATATAAGGGGAATCGATTAATTAACCGTCCGACGCAAACTTTGTCGATTATGATGGATCGTGATTTTGGCCGTTTCTCTGCCGGTGCTTCTTTTGTAGCTGAAAATGAATCCTATGTGGATCAGGCAAATACGGTTGAGTTACCCGGCTATGCTACCGTCGATCTTCGTGTTGGCTACGAGGTGATTGATGGATTGAAGTGGCAGGCCAAGATCGAAAACCTCTTTGAAAAGGAGTATGAGGTGAGCCGTGGCTACAATCAGCCAGAGCTAACCTATCTGGTTTCAGTGACTTATCAGCCATAG
- a CDS encoding cysteine-rich CWC family protein: protein MTHSSKEQTIDPSICPLCGKSNQCQMAAPLSKAGKSKAGKSEEIKAKNNNCEDNNPADSNLESTTPCWCVSESFPENYQEQLAERDIDTRCICPGCLAQLSRR from the coding sequence ATGACTCACTCCTCAAAAGAACAAACAATTGATCCTTCAATTTGTCCATTATGTGGTAAATCGAACCAGTGTCAGATGGCTGCTCCGCTATCTAAAGCAGGGAAATCTAAAGCTGGAAAGTCTGAAGAGATCAAAGCTAAAAACAATAACTGTGAAGACAATAACCCAGCTGATAGCAATCTTGAGTCAACCACACCTTGTTGGTGTGTCTCTGAGAGCTTTCCTGAAAATTACCAAGAGCAGTTAGCTGAGCGAGACATAGATACTCGATGCATTTGCCCAGGTTGTTTAGCTCAACTATCCCGCCGTTAA
- a CDS encoding SGNH/GDSL hydrolase family protein: MLNTLSTLLLLPILLPQGIYVRLTTPKLPEAKGERSGVLGQGNPLSVLILGDSAAAGVGVDCQSQALSGQLIERLKAHYQIEWRLEAKTGDKTLDVIERLETLDAFEVDVVITSIGVNDVTSSVSPNDWYHQQQRMIDLLKDKFSVGSVLMTPVPPMHMFPALPQPLRWCLGLRARELNAHLKKLIHANENCSLIEPGFELDHSLMASDGFHPGPKLYEQWAEALTQHIYRFQPK, translated from the coding sequence ATGCTAAATACACTTTCGACCTTACTTCTCTTACCTATTCTATTACCTCAAGGGATCTACGTTCGTCTCACTACTCCAAAGCTTCCGGAAGCAAAAGGGGAGCGATCAGGTGTGTTGGGGCAGGGCAACCCATTGAGTGTTCTGATTTTGGGGGATTCTGCCGCAGCCGGTGTCGGGGTTGATTGTCAGTCTCAGGCTTTGTCAGGGCAGCTAATTGAGCGCTTAAAAGCTCATTATCAGATTGAATGGCGATTAGAAGCCAAGACGGGTGATAAAACGTTAGACGTTATAGAACGATTAGAAACGCTTGATGCGTTTGAGGTCGATGTGGTGATTACCTCGATAGGGGTGAATGATGTCACCAGCAGTGTTTCACCTAATGATTGGTATCACCAGCAACAGCGAATGATCGATCTTTTAAAGGATAAGTTTTCAGTCGGTTCTGTGTTGATGACGCCTGTCCCACCCATGCATATGTTTCCGGCATTACCACAGCCGTTAAGGTGGTGTTTGGGGTTGAGAGCAAGAGAATTGAATGCTCATTTGAAGAAGCTCATTCATGCGAATGAGAACTGTAGCTTGATTGAACCCGGATTTGAGTTAGACCATTCACTGATGGCCAGTGATGGGTTTCATCCTGGTCCTAAACTCTATGAACAATGGGCTGAAGCTT